The Loxodonta africana isolate mLoxAfr1 chromosome 1, mLoxAfr1.hap2, whole genome shotgun sequence genomic sequence GCCAATGAGAGTTGGGAATAAAGAAATAGCCTATTACGGGGTAAGATACTGAAACAGCCAATCAGAACCTGTAATCTTGCAATCCTTAATTTGCATATAAACCTCACAAATAATAAGCGCGTTAGTTCTTAAGCTTACTTTGCTTTTTGTCTTTTGGTCGTGTAAATTGGACCTTACAATGCCTGAGCCAGCTAAGTCTGCTCCGGCCCCCAAGAAGGGCTCCAAGAAGGCGGTGACCAAGGCGCAGAAGAAGGATGGCAAGAAGCGCAAGCGCAGCCGCAAGGAGAGCTACTCCGTCTACGTCTACAAGGTGCTGAAGCAGGTCCACCCGGACActggcatttcttccaaggccaTGGGCATCATGAACTCCTTCGTCAACGACATCTTCGAGCGCATCGCTGGTGAGGCGTCTCGCTTGGCGCATTACAACAAGCGCTCGACCATCACATCCAGGGAGATCCAGACGGCTGTGCGCCTGCTGCTGCCCGGGGAGCTGGCCAAGCACGCTGTGTCCGAGGGCACCAAGGCCGTCACCAAGTACACTAGCTCCAAGTAAACTTGCCATCTGCATAATAAGAATGCTAAAACAAAGGCTCTTTTAAGAGCCACCCACGTTTTCATTTAAAAAGTCTGTAACTCTGAAGAGTTTCGTAAATAGGACAACGCACGTAATGAGAATTACTAAAATGTCAAGACACAACGGTTCTCCCTCTTTAGTGTGTAAGGATCGCCAAGGAATAAATTTGTACGCTGTTGTACTCTGGTAGCCACCAAGGAAGTTAGGGTTCTGGTTTGATCTCAGAAAATCACTTTTCCCCACCCTTTTCAGATGTTTTGTTTTCCTAGCTTCAGCTTCTTTTTGTCATCCATCGGTTTTGATAGGGAGTAACGAGTGTTTTATAGCATTTtacaaggtgttttttttttgaatggtcCTAAATGGACTGATGATTAGATGAGAATAGTAGGGGAAATGAAACTGCTTCATTTTGTAATTTGCTGTCACCTTGAGAATGGCTACAGCTGCGTCATTTTTCTAGGTTGCATTCCTAAACCACAGCAGATCAAACCATTCTTTGCTACCTCCGTCGTTCAACATTCACTAATGTATCCACAAATCTCTTCACTGAATGTACTGTTCCTGGATTATTTCACGTAGCTAAAACACTACCTTCAGGGAAGGTCAGGAACTCTCATCACCCACTGAGTTTTCTACTGGGCTGA encodes the following:
- the LOC100663722 gene encoding histone H2B type 1-C/E/F/G/I — encoded protein: MPEPAKSAPAPKKGSKKAVTKAQKKDGKKRKRSRKESYSVYVYKVLKQVHPDTGISSKAMGIMNSFVNDIFERIAGEASRLAHYNKRSTITSREIQTAVRLLLPGELAKHAVSEGTKAVTKYTSSK